In Vibrio marisflavi CECT 7928, the following are encoded in one genomic region:
- the tkt gene encoding transketolase: protein MHSGVDMSSRKQLANAIRALSMDGVQQANSGHPGAPMGMADIAEVLWRSHLNHNPTNPNWADRDRFVLSNGHGSMLIYSLLHLTGYALPIEELKNFRQLHSKTPGHPEYGYAPGIETTTGPLGQGITNAVGMAIAEKSLAAQFNKDGHEIVDHYTYAFMGDGCLMEGISHEACSLAGTLGLGKLIAFWDDNGISIDGEVEGWFSDDTPKRFEAYGWHVIPAVDGHDSDAINAAIEAAKADPRPTLICTKTIIGFGSPNKSGSHDCHGAPLGAEEIQAAREFLGWEHAAFEIPSDIYAEWDAKEAGKAKEAAWNDKFAAYEAAYPELAAEYKRRVNGELPAQWEAETQKIIADLQANPANIASRKASQNALEAFGKMLPEFMGGSADLAPSNLTMWSGSKSLTAEDASGNYIHYGVREFGMTAIINGIALHGGFVPYGATFLMFMEYARNAMRMAALMKVQNIQVYTHDSIGLGEDGPTHQPVEQIASLRLTPNMSTWRPCDQVESAVAWKLAIERKDGPSSLIFSRQNLAQQERDAEQVANIAKGGYILKDCAGKPELILIATGSEVQLAVDAAAELTAAGKQVRVVSLPSTDLFEQQDAAYREAVLPSDVTARIAIEAGIADYWYKYVGLDGRVIGMTTFGESAPAGELFKLFGFTVENVVNTANELLA, encoded by the coding sequence ATGCATTCAGGAGTAGATATGTCATCCCGCAAACAACTCGCCAATGCAATCCGTGCACTTAGCATGGATGGTGTTCAACAAGCTAACTCTGGTCACCCAGGTGCGCCAATGGGTATGGCTGATATCGCTGAAGTTCTTTGGCGCTCTCACCTAAACCACAACCCAACTAACCCTAATTGGGCAGATCGCGACCGCTTTGTACTTTCGAACGGTCACGGCTCTATGCTTATCTACTCTTTGCTTCACCTGACAGGATATGCGCTACCGATTGAAGAGCTAAAGAACTTCCGCCAACTGCATTCAAAAACTCCGGGTCACCCAGAGTATGGTTATGCGCCGGGTATCGAAACTACCACAGGCCCTTTAGGCCAAGGCATTACCAATGCTGTGGGCATGGCGATTGCGGAAAAATCTCTAGCGGCGCAATTTAACAAAGACGGCCACGAGATTGTTGACCACTATACGTATGCGTTCATGGGCGACGGCTGCTTGATGGAAGGCATCTCTCACGAAGCTTGTTCACTGGCGGGTACATTAGGTCTAGGCAAACTGATTGCATTTTGGGATGACAACGGCATCTCAATTGACGGTGAAGTAGAAGGTTGGTTCTCTGACGACACACCTAAGCGTTTTGAAGCGTACGGCTGGCACGTTATCCCTGCAGTTGATGGTCACGACTCTGACGCTATAAATGCAGCAATTGAAGCTGCAAAAGCAGACCCACGTCCAACACTAATCTGTACGAAAACTATCATCGGTTTTGGTTCGCCAAACAAATCTGGCTCTCACGACTGCCACGGTGCGCCACTAGGAGCGGAAGAAATCCAAGCAGCACGTGAATTCCTTGGTTGGGAACACGCTGCATTTGAAATCCCATCAGACATCTACGCAGAGTGGGATGCAAAAGAAGCTGGTAAGGCGAAAGAAGCCGCTTGGAATGACAAGTTTGCAGCATATGAAGCCGCTTACCCAGAGCTTGCTGCTGAATACAAGCGCCGCGTAAACGGTGAACTTCCTGCACAGTGGGAAGCTGAAACACAAAAAATCATTGCTGACTTGCAAGCAAACCCAGCGAACATCGCATCACGTAAAGCATCGCAAAACGCACTCGAAGCGTTTGGCAAAATGCTACCTGAATTCATGGGTGGCTCTGCTGACCTTGCGCCATCTAACCTAACGATGTGGTCAGGCTCTAAGTCACTGACTGCTGAAGATGCGTCTGGTAACTACATCCACTACGGTGTGCGTGAGTTCGGTATGACAGCCATCATCAACGGTATTGCACTGCACGGTGGCTTTGTTCCTTACGGTGCAACCTTCCTAATGTTTATGGAATACGCACGTAACGCAATGCGCATGGCAGCACTGATGAAAGTGCAAAACATCCAAGTGTACACGCACGACTCTATCGGCCTAGGCGAAGATGGTCCAACTCACCAACCGGTTGAGCAAATCGCTTCTCTACGTCTGACACCAAACATGAGCACATGGCGTCCATGTGACCAAGTAGAATCTGCAGTAGCATGGAAACTGGCAATTGAACGTAAAGACGGCCCAAGCTCTCTTATCTTCTCTCGTCAAAACCTAGCACAGCAAGAGCGTGATGCTGAGCAAGTCGCGAACATCGCTAAAGGCGGTTACATCCTGAAAGACTGCGCTGGCAAACCTGAGCTTATCTTGATTGCAACTGGCTCTGAAGTTCAACTAGCAGTAGATGCTGCTGCTGAGCTAACAGCTGCTGGCAAACAAGTACGCGTAGTATCTCTGCCATCAACTGATCTATTTGAGCAGCAAGACGCAGCCTACCGTGAAGCGGTATTGCCAAGTGATGTTACTGCACGTATCGCTATCGAAGCAGGCATTGCAGACTACTGGTACAAGTACGTGGGCCTAGACGGACGCGTGATTGGCATGACAACCTTCGGCGAATCTGCACCAGCAGGTGAGTTATTCAAGCTATTTGGCTTTACAGTTGAGAATGTAGTTAACACTGCGAATGAGTTGTTAGCTTAA
- the epd gene encoding erythrose-4-phosphate dehydrogenase yields MLKVAINGFGRIGRNVLRAVYESGKYEQIKVVAVNELAQPDAMSHLLQYDTSHGRFQKKITNDQEHIYVHHQNGEKDSIRILHLAEINLLPWHDLDIDIVLDCTGVFGNQADGLEHIAAGAKKVLFSHPGANDLDNTIIYGVNHDTITADHKVVSNGSCTTNCIVPIIKVLDDAFGIDSGTITTIHSSMNDQQVIDAYHTDLRRTRSASQSIIPVDTKLHKGIERIFPKFSNKFEAISVRVPTVNVTAMDLSVTLNTNVKVNDVNQTIIEASQCTLHNIVDYTEAPLVSIDFNHDPHSAIVDGTQTRVSNGQLVKMLVWCDNEWGFANRMLDTALIMHSTK; encoded by the coding sequence ATGTTAAAAGTTGCTATCAACGGATTTGGCCGCATTGGCCGCAATGTACTCCGCGCTGTCTATGAAAGTGGCAAGTATGAGCAAATAAAGGTGGTTGCAGTAAATGAGTTAGCTCAGCCTGATGCTATGTCGCATTTGCTTCAATACGACACTAGTCATGGACGTTTTCAGAAAAAGATCACTAACGATCAAGAGCACATCTACGTTCATCATCAAAATGGTGAGAAGGACTCTATTCGTATTTTACATTTAGCTGAGATCAATTTGTTACCTTGGCATGACCTGGATATTGATATTGTCTTAGATTGTACGGGTGTATTTGGTAATCAGGCTGATGGCCTTGAGCATATTGCAGCTGGTGCAAAGAAAGTGCTTTTTTCACACCCGGGTGCAAATGATCTGGATAACACCATCATTTATGGCGTGAACCACGACACAATCACCGCTGATCATAAAGTGGTATCGAATGGGTCTTGTACCACAAACTGCATTGTACCGATTATTAAGGTACTTGATGATGCGTTTGGCATCGATTCAGGAACAATAACAACTATTCACTCTTCAATGAACGATCAGCAAGTGATCGATGCTTATCATACCGATCTTCGCAGAACGCGCTCTGCCAGCCAGTCGATCATTCCTGTTGATACCAAGCTTCACAAAGGTATTGAACGGATATTTCCGAAATTTTCTAACAAGTTTGAAGCCATTTCTGTGCGAGTTCCCACAGTAAATGTAACTGCGATGGATTTGAGCGTCACTTTGAATACAAATGTGAAAGTTAATGACGTAAATCAAACCATCATAGAGGCTTCCCAGTGTACATTACACAACATTGTTGATTATACTGAAGCGCCGCTTGTATCCATTGACTTTAACCATGACCCGCATAGTGCGATTGTGGACGGGACTCAAACCCGGGTCAGTAATGGACAGTTGGTAAAAATGCTAGTTTGGTGTGATAACGAGTGGGGATTTGCCAATCGCATGTTAGATACCGCACTCATCATGCACTCCACCAAATAG
- a CDS encoding phosphoglycerate kinase, with product MSVIKMTDLELAGKRVFIRADLNVPVKDGKVTSDARILASLPTIKRCLEAGAKVMVTSHLGRPTEGEYAEEFSLQPVVNYLNDALDCDVKLAKDYLNGLELNAGELVVLENVRFNKGEKKNEEELSKQYAALCDVFVMDAFGTAHRAQASTHGVGMHAPIACAGPLLANELDALGKAMDKPARPMVAIVGGSKVSTKLTVLESLSKVADQLVVGGGIANTFIAAAGHNVGKSLYEADLVDTAKKLMEECAIPVATDVACAKAFDENAEAEIKNVADVQDDDMIFDLGPDSTAELAEILKGAKTILWNGPVGVFEFKNFEAGTEGISRAIADSEGFSVAGGGDTLAAIDKFGIKADVSYISTGGGAFLEFVEGKVLPAVAMLEERAK from the coding sequence ATGTCTGTGATCAAGATGACTGACCTGGAACTAGCAGGTAAACGCGTATTTATCCGTGCTGACCTAAACGTACCAGTAAAAGACGGCAAAGTAACTTCAGATGCACGTATCTTAGCATCTCTACCAACAATCAAGCGTTGCCTAGAAGCTGGCGCTAAAGTAATGGTTACTTCGCACCTAGGTCGTCCGACTGAAGGTGAGTACGCAGAAGAGTTCTCTCTACAACCAGTAGTTAACTACTTAAACGACGCACTAGATTGCGACGTGAAGCTAGCGAAAGATTACCTAAACGGTCTAGAGCTAAACGCTGGTGAACTTGTTGTTCTAGAAAATGTTCGCTTCAACAAAGGCGAGAAGAAAAACGAAGAAGAGCTATCTAAGCAATACGCTGCACTATGTGACGTATTCGTAATGGATGCATTCGGTACTGCTCACCGCGCTCAAGCTTCAACTCACGGCGTAGGCATGCACGCACCAATCGCTTGTGCTGGCCCTCTTCTAGCAAACGAGCTTGACGCTCTAGGCAAAGCTATGGACAAGCCTGCTCGTCCAATGGTTGCTATCGTCGGCGGCTCTAAAGTATCAACTAAGCTAACAGTGCTTGAGTCTCTATCTAAAGTTGCTGACCAACTTGTTGTTGGCGGTGGTATCGCGAACACATTCATCGCAGCTGCTGGCCACAATGTAGGTAAATCTTTATACGAAGCTGATCTAGTAGACACTGCTAAGAAGCTAATGGAAGAGTGTGCAATCCCTGTTGCGACTGACGTTGCTTGTGCAAAAGCATTCGATGAAAACGCAGAAGCTGAAATCAAGAACGTTGCTGACGTTCAAGATGACGACATGATCTTCGACCTAGGCCCAGACTCAACTGCAGAACTAGCAGAAATCCTGAAAGGCGCGAAAACAATTCTTTGGAACGGCCCTGTTGGCGTATTCGAATTCAAAAACTTCGAAGCTGGTACAGAAGGCATCTCACGTGCTATCGCTGATTCTGAAGGCTTCTCTGTTGCCGGTGGTGGTGACACGCTAGCAGCTATCGACAAGTTCGGTATCAAAGCTGACGTCTCTTACATCTCTACAGGTGGCGGTGCTTTCCTTGAGTTTGTTGAAGGTAAAGTATTACCAGCTGTTGCAATGCTTGAAGAGCGCGCAAAGTAA
- the fbaA gene encoding class II fructose-bisphosphate aldolase: protein MSKIFDFVKPGVISGDDVQKVFAVAKENGFALPAVNCVGTDSVNGVLEAAAKVKSPVIVQFSNGGAAFFAGKGLKLEGQQAQVLGAVAGAKYVHAVAESYGVPVILHTDHAAKKLLPWIDGLLDAGEEFFAQTGKPLFSSHMIDLSEESLEENIEISAKYLERMAKMNMTLEIELGCTGGEEDGVDNSDMDASELYTSPEDVAYAYEKLNAVSPRFTIAASFGNVHGVYKPGNVVLTPTILRDSQAHVSEKFGLEHNSLNFVFHGGSGSSEAEIQESISYGVIKMNIDTDTQWATWDGIRTYEAENHDYLQGQIGNPTGEDAPNKKYYDPRVWLRAGQASMVTRLEQAFKDLNAIDVL from the coding sequence ATGTCTAAGATCTTCGATTTCGTAAAACCAGGTGTTATCTCTGGCGACGACGTACAGAAAGTATTTGCAGTAGCGAAAGAAAATGGTTTCGCTCTTCCAGCAGTAAACTGTGTTGGTACTGACTCTGTAAACGGCGTACTAGAAGCAGCTGCTAAAGTTAAATCACCAGTTATCGTTCAGTTCTCTAACGGTGGTGCTGCATTCTTCGCTGGTAAAGGTCTAAAACTTGAAGGTCAACAAGCTCAAGTTCTTGGTGCTGTAGCTGGTGCTAAATATGTACACGCAGTAGCTGAGTCTTACGGTGTTCCTGTAATTCTTCACACTGACCACGCTGCTAAGAAACTACTTCCTTGGATCGACGGTCTGCTAGACGCAGGTGAAGAGTTCTTCGCTCAAACTGGTAAGCCACTATTCTCTTCTCACATGATTGATCTTTCTGAAGAGTCTCTAGAAGAGAACATCGAAATTTCTGCTAAGTACCTAGAGCGCATGGCTAAAATGAACATGACTCTAGAAATCGAACTAGGTTGTACTGGCGGCGAAGAAGACGGCGTTGATAACTCTGATATGGACGCATCTGAGCTTTACACTTCTCCAGAAGACGTAGCTTACGCATACGAGAAACTAAACGCTGTTAGCCCACGTTTCACTATCGCTGCTTCTTTCGGTAACGTACACGGTGTATACAAGCCAGGTAACGTTGTTCTAACTCCAACTATCCTACGTGATTCTCAAGCTCACGTTTCTGAGAAGTTCGGTCTAGAGCACAACTCTCTAAACTTCGTATTCCACGGCGGTTCTGGTTCTTCTGAAGCTGAAATTCAAGAGTCTATCTCTTACGGTGTTATCAAAATGAACATCGATACTGATACTCAGTGGGCTACTTGGGACGGCATCCGCACTTACGAAGCTGAAAACCACGATTACCTACAAGGTCAAATCGGTAACCCAACTGGCGAAGATGCGCCAAACAAGAAGTACTACGATCCACGTGTATGGCTACGTGCTGGTCAAGCTTCAATGGTTACTCGTCTTGAGCAAGCGTTCAAAGACCTTAACGCTATCGACGTTCTTTAA
- a CDS encoding mechanosensitive ion channel domain-containing protein: protein MSTESVGKAATLSDGLTHAENWLLDHSDLLIQYGVNIISAILILFIGNLVVKAIAKSVSKVLNSKQMDKAVVEFISAIVRYLLFVIVLIAALSRIGVQTASVVAVIGAAGLAIGLALQGSLSNFAAGVLIVAFRPFKSGDYVEVGGVAGSVQAIHIFQTILKSPDNKMVVVPNSSVIGGAITNYSKHETRRVDLTVGVSYSADLQLTKKVIRETLEKDLRILKDPDITIGVLALADSSVNFVVRPWCKTSDYWPVYYDSIQAIKEALDENGIEIPFPQVDVHMSKS from the coding sequence ATGTCTACAGAATCGGTTGGCAAAGCAGCAACGTTGTCAGATGGATTAACTCACGCTGAGAATTGGCTTTTGGATCATTCAGATTTGTTGATTCAGTATGGTGTTAATATTATTTCAGCAATTCTGATCCTCTTTATCGGTAATTTAGTTGTTAAAGCGATCGCAAAGAGTGTGTCCAAAGTGCTCAACAGTAAGCAAATGGATAAGGCGGTCGTTGAGTTTATTAGTGCTATTGTCCGCTATCTATTGTTTGTCATTGTTTTGATTGCAGCCTTGAGTCGAATTGGTGTTCAAACCGCTTCAGTAGTAGCAGTCATTGGTGCAGCAGGCTTAGCAATCGGCCTTGCATTACAAGGTTCGTTATCTAACTTTGCCGCAGGCGTACTAATCGTTGCATTTAGGCCATTTAAGTCGGGAGATTATGTCGAAGTAGGTGGTGTTGCTGGTTCTGTTCAGGCTATCCATATTTTTCAAACCATTCTTAAATCACCTGACAATAAGATGGTGGTTGTACCCAACTCATCGGTTATCGGTGGTGCCATCACTAACTATTCGAAGCATGAAACTAGGCGTGTCGATCTTACTGTCGGAGTGTCATACAGCGCTGATCTGCAGCTTACTAAAAAGGTGATAAGAGAAACATTGGAAAAGGACCTGCGCATTTTGAAAGATCCTGACATTACTATTGGTGTGTTAGCTTTGGCAGATTCATCGGTGAATTTCGTCGTGAGACCTTGGTGTAAAACTTCTGACTATTGGCCGGTGTATTACGATTCAATTCAAGCGATTAAGGAAGCGCTGGATGAAAATGGGATTGAAATTCCGTTTCCGCAAGTGGATGTTCATATGAGTAAATCTTAA
- a CDS encoding oxidative stress defense protein, which produces MKKLVSVLIFVSGFISANVMADPLDFPHIVTTGYGEVTAKPDMAEFSVKVLETALTAEQAKQAVDKVVDKYLSGLKKAGVKAENIHSSNLYLAPQYHYPKDGKPELTGYRANRTVNVVVNDLPKLNNYLDLALKDGINQVNNIQLKVKEEAKFKRQARMAAIRDANNKAKSLAKGFDMKLGKVWQISYNAPNTQPVVMRPMALDMRKESNSYQDSSLVIRDRVDVIYKLKN; this is translated from the coding sequence ATGAAAAAGCTAGTCAGCGTATTAATTTTTGTATCGGGTTTTATCAGTGCCAATGTGATGGCCGATCCACTCGACTTTCCCCATATAGTCACAACTGGATATGGAGAAGTAACTGCCAAACCTGATATGGCTGAGTTTTCGGTCAAGGTGTTAGAAACGGCACTAACGGCAGAGCAGGCCAAACAGGCAGTTGATAAAGTTGTAGACAAATACTTAAGTGGCTTAAAGAAAGCGGGTGTTAAAGCTGAAAATATTCACAGCTCCAACCTTTATCTTGCTCCCCAATATCACTATCCAAAAGATGGCAAACCAGAGTTAACGGGTTATCGCGCGAATCGAACTGTGAATGTTGTGGTGAACGATCTGCCAAAGCTAAACAACTATCTAGATTTAGCCTTGAAGGATGGCATCAACCAAGTCAACAACATCCAACTAAAAGTGAAAGAGGAAGCCAAGTTTAAAAGGCAAGCGCGAATGGCAGCCATACGTGATGCGAATAATAAAGCTAAGTCACTAGCAAAAGGCTTTGATATGAAGTTAGGAAAAGTGTGGCAAATTTCTTATAACGCGCCGAATACACAGCCTGTTGTCATGCGACCAATGGCACTTGATATGCGTAAAGAGTCCAATAGCTATCAAGATTCAAGCTTAGTTATTCGCGATAGAGTTGATGTGATCTATAAACTAAAAAATTAA
- the pykF gene encoding pyruvate kinase PykF: MKKTKIVCTIGPKTESVEKLSELVKAGMNVMRLNFSHGDFDEHGTRISNFRKVMEETGKQLAILLDTKGPEIRTIKLEGGDDVDLVAGQEFTFTTDASVVGTKDRVAVTYPGFAGDLTAGNTILVDDGLIEMEVLETSATEVKCKVLNNGALGENKGVNLPGVSVNLPALSEKDKADLKFGCEQGVDFVAASFIRKADDVREIRELLNANGGQNIHIISKIENQEGVDNFDEILELSDGIMVARGDLGVEIPAEEVIFAQKMMIEKCNRARKVVITATQMLDSMIKNPRPTRAEAGDVANAIMDGTDAVMLSGETAKGKYPVEAVTIMAQIANRTDAALKAELGSRLDSPRLRITEAVCKGAVDTAEKLAAPLIVVATEGGKSARSVRKYFPTANILALTTNKKTAAQLVLTKGVRPVVVDSIDNTDSFFVSGKELALESGLGKKGDIVVMVSGALVPSGTTNTASVHVL; this comes from the coding sequence ATGAAAAAAACCAAAATCGTATGTACGATTGGACCTAAAACTGAATCTGTAGAAAAACTATCAGAGCTAGTAAAAGCTGGAATGAACGTGATGCGTCTTAACTTCTCTCACGGAGATTTCGATGAGCACGGTACTCGTATCTCGAACTTCCGCAAAGTTATGGAAGAAACTGGTAAGCAACTAGCTATCCTTTTAGACACTAAAGGCCCAGAAATTCGTACTATCAAGCTAGAAGGCGGTGATGACGTTGATCTAGTAGCTGGTCAAGAGTTCACATTCACTACAGATGCTAGCGTAGTCGGCACTAAAGATCGCGTAGCAGTAACTTACCCAGGCTTTGCTGGCGACCTAACTGCTGGTAACACTATCCTAGTTGACGATGGTCTTATCGAAATGGAAGTTCTAGAAACTTCTGCAACTGAAGTTAAGTGTAAAGTTCTTAACAACGGTGCTCTAGGTGAAAACAAAGGTGTTAACCTTCCTGGCGTTTCTGTAAACCTTCCTGCTCTTTCTGAAAAAGATAAAGCTGACCTTAAGTTCGGTTGCGAGCAAGGCGTTGACTTCGTTGCTGCTTCTTTCATCCGTAAAGCAGACGACGTACGTGAAATCCGTGAGCTTCTAAATGCAAATGGCGGCCAAAACATCCACATCATCTCTAAGATTGAGAACCAAGAAGGTGTAGATAACTTCGACGAAATCCTAGAGCTTTCTGACGGTATCATGGTTGCTCGTGGTGACCTAGGTGTTGAGATCCCTGCTGAAGAAGTTATTTTCGCTCAGAAGATGATGATCGAGAAATGTAACCGTGCACGTAAAGTCGTTATCACAGCAACTCAAATGCTAGATTCTATGATCAAGAACCCTCGTCCAACTCGTGCTGAAGCGGGTGACGTTGCGAACGCAATCATGGATGGTACTGACGCGGTAATGCTTTCTGGTGAAACTGCTAAAGGTAAGTACCCAGTAGAAGCTGTGACTATCATGGCTCAAATTGCTAACCGTACTGATGCAGCTCTTAAAGCCGAGCTAGGTTCTCGTCTAGACAGCCCACGTCTACGTATCACTGAAGCGGTATGTAAAGGTGCAGTTGATACTGCTGAAAAACTAGCAGCTCCACTTATCGTTGTTGCAACTGAAGGTGGTAAATCTGCTCGTTCAGTACGTAAGTACTTCCCTACTGCAAACATTCTTGCTCTTACTACAAACAAGAAAACAGCAGCTCAACTAGTACTAACTAAAGGCGTTCGCCCAGTTGTTGTTGACTCTATCGACAATACAGATTCTTTCTTTGTTAGCGGTAAAGAGCTTGCTCTAGAGTCTGGTCTAGGTAAGAAAGGTGACATCGTTGTTATGGTATCTGGCGCGCTAGTTCCTTCAGGTACAACTAACACAGCATCTGTACACGTACTATAA